One Tetrapisispora phaffii CBS 4417 chromosome 3, complete genome DNA segment encodes these proteins:
- the TPHA0C02180 gene encoding Zn(II)2Cys6 transcription factor (similar to Saccharomyces cerevisiae UPC2 (YDR213W) and ECM22 (YLR228C); ancestral locus Anc_8.423), translating to METTINSTSNSSQLNAVEQGASSDINISSNTDTNSTHTPLLGKRKFHKKSKSGCDHCKRRRVKCDEAKPFCANCQHMKLDCFYSPIKPRKKKTVSKKISKINNVQDSTTTDASKDYESSQVTNLNDSAYISPKSTVVTDMEDKDEKIGASPYEVSKTKKLKEKKLKVNKTKRTSTKKPAKRKNDTSHSTGLNGIPNNTKILSRQPSSSPYPFGEVLQNQNPRQPQRQQPLLIPQFMTQGGSFQSPHQSATPYSLNLSSNPSLNNQFVELPNPASPVFQSTGMTAASSFNSVFSPGRIPNPLGQQHFLNSGSAIAPPNSTSIIPVTHPIGTSFSLNPESVPLNKSRSIVSVGMNPSLSGSMSMNPGLNLGLFSPVGIGGVNYDFQELLGLKHQPTVLNVRAADAEQALANMQNQHLETLKSKNLEVKQKSTPQPYSTDNVIDDSDKRNLVAAQLNKLKSDSKTPQVSHNMMTTLSASPNLQDMINRNTTNTHMMESDSTQTYPPHIPSSNVYKQHTTQMTNKIPTANYKPTNFSGANYNTTNSPTRSNSINLFKNNNQAPPIVNQPVSSNKWSQLSNNSNLNLLDLKLFHHYCTEVWQTMVDAGISGEEIWSTDIPAMALDHPFLMHTLLAFSATHLSRTENGLDHCVSSHRIDALRLLRESILQLSDDNIDALVASAIILIMDSLANASTSNSGKTNYISPSAWIFHVRGAATIFTAVWPLPETSKFYDLISMDLSGLGNFIHQNSTTITELTCFDESIMDFYPVEVDSPYLITLAYLDQLNRYKDQSDFILRVFAFPALLDKTFLALLMSGDLGAMRVMRSYYKLLRNYTTKVMDKVWFLEGVSQILPHDVDQYSGGGGMNMMLDFLGGGLPSISTTNNMSEFII from the coding sequence ATGGAAACAACAATCAACAGTACAAGTAATAGTTCTCAACTAAATGCAGTGGAACAGGGCGCCTCTTCTGATATCAATATATCATCTAATACCGATACAAATTCTACACATACGCCACTTTTAGGCAAGAGGAAATTTCataaaaaatctaaaaGTGGTTGTGATCATtgtaaaagaagaagagtGAAATGTGATGAAGCAAAACCATTCTGTGCAAATTGCCAACATATGAAATTGGATTGTTTTTATTCACCTATTAAGCCaaggaaaaagaaaactgtatcaaaaaaaattagtaAAATTAACAATGTACAAGATTCGACAACTACAGATGCTAGTAAAGATTATGAGAGTAGCCAAGttacaaatttaaatgacAGTGCTTACATTTCACCGAAATCTACAGTTGTCACGGACATGGAAGATAAAGACGAAAAAATTGGTGCATCCCCATATGAAGTAAGCAAAACAAAGAAActtaaagaaaagaaacttaaagttaataaaactAAACGCACATCAACTAAGAAGCCAGctaaaagaaaaaatgaCACTTCGCATTCAACTGGTTTAAATGGGATTCctaataatacaaaaatacTCTCAAGACAGCCATCTAGTTCTCCTTATCCATTTGGAGAAGTATTGCAGAATCAAAATCCTAGACAACCACAAAGGCAACAACCATTACTAATACCACAGTTTATGACTCAAGGAGGGTCATTTCAAAGTCCACATCAATCAGCAACCCCTTATAGTTTGAATTTATCCAGTAATCCTTCTCTTAACAATCAATTCGTTGAACTACCGAATCCTGCAAGTCCTGTTTTCCAATCTACGGGAATGACAGCAGCAAGTAGCTTCAATAGTGTATTTTCACCGGGAAGAATTCCAAATCCATTGGGACAACAGCATTTTCTAAATTCAGGCAGTGCCATTGCACCTCCTAATAGCACCAGTATCATCCCAGTGACTCATCCGATAGGTACctcattttctttaaatccAGAATCAGTACCTTTGAACAAATCAAGAAGTATTGTGAGTGTAGGGATGAATCCTAGTCTGAGTGGCAGCATGAGCATGAATCCTGGATTAAATTTAGGCTTATTCTCGCCTGTCGGTATAGGTGGTGTAAATTATGACTTCCAAGAGCTTCTCGGCTTGAAGCATCAACCAACTGTCTTAAATGTTAGGGCGGCAGATGCGGAGCAAGCATTAGCAAATATGCAAAATCAACATTTGGAAACACTAAAGAGTAAAAACTTAGAAGTTAAACAAAAATCAACTCCTCAACCATATTCTACAGATAATGTTATTGACGATTCCGATAAGAGAAACCTGGTTGCAGCACaactaaataaattaaaatccGATTCAAAAACACCTCAAGTATCTCATAACATGATGACAACCCTGTCTGCAAGTCCTAATCTACAAGACATGATAAATAGAAATACAACCAATACACATATGATGGAATCTGACTCAACGCAAACATATCCGCCACATATCCCCTCTAGTAACGTATACAAGCAACATACAACTCAAATGACGAATAAAATACCAACAGCTAACTATAAACCTACAAATTTTTCCGGTGCTAATTATAATACAACCAATAGTCCAACACGTtctaattcaataaatctttttaaaaataataatcaagCTCCACCAATTGTTAACCAACCTGTTTCATCTAATAAGTGGTCACAACTATCGAATAATTccaatttgaatttattggatctcaaattatttcatcattattgtaCAGAAGTATGGCAAACTATGGTTGATGCAGGTATTTCTGGTGAAGAGATTTGGAGCACAGATATCCCGGCAATGGCATTAGATCATCCATTTTTAATGCATACATTATTAGCATTTAGTGCTACCCATCTTTCAAGAACTGAAAATGGGTTGGATCACTGCGTTTCTTCCCATAGAATAGATGCGTTAAGATTATTAAGAGAGTCTATTTTACAACTATCTGATGATAATATAGATGCGCTAGTGGCTAGTGCTATTATCCTGATTATGGATTCATTAGCAAATGCTTCAACTAGCAACTCTGGAAAGACTAACTACATATCACCTTCTGCCTGGATCTTCCATGTACGAGGTGCAGCTACTATTTTTACAGCAGTTTGGCCATTACCTGAAACATCGAAATTTTATGACTTAATTTCAATGGACTTAAGCGGACTAGGTAATTTTATTCACCAGAACAGTACAACAATTACTGAATTAACCTGCTTTGACGAGTCTATTATGGATTTTTACCCAGTTGAAGTTGATTCACCTTACTTGATAACATTGGCTTACCTAGACCAATTGAACAGATACAAAGATCAATCAGACTTTATATTAAGAGTATTTGCCTTCCCAGCGCTGTTGGATAAGACTTTTCTAGCCTTGCTAATGAGTGGTGACTTAGGAGCTATGAGAGTCATGAGAAGTTATTACAAACTGCTAAGAAATTACACAACAAAAGTTATGGATAAAGTGTGGTTTTTAGAAGGAGTTTCACAGATATTACCTCACGATGTTGACCAATACAGTGGCGGAGGTGGTATGAATATGATGTTAGATTTCTTAGGTGGTGGGTTGCCATCGATATCAACTACTAACAACATGTctgaatttattatttaa
- the GCD6 gene encoding translation initiation factor eIF2B catalytic subunit epsilon (similar to Saccharomyces cerevisiae GCD6 (YDR211W); ancestral locus Anc_8.420): MTPKQKRGTASHKDVVEQDDRLQAVVLTDSFETRFMPLSAVKPRCLLPLANIPLIEYTLEFLAKADVKEVYLVCSSHADQINEYIENSKWNLPWSPFKVSTIISPESRSVGDVMRDIDNRGVINGDFVLISGDVISNVQFDKMLDFHKKTHAKDKDHILTMCLSKAIQHYKTRSIEPATFILDKSNSRCIYYENIDKPHSKIKSALSIDPELLEDVKEFSLRNDLIDCRIDICSAQVPPLFQDNFDYQTLREDFVKGVVSSDLLKKGVYAYITDEYGSRVDSWQAYDEISQDFLGRWVYPVVLEANPLEENTYSYESPHIYKEKDVVLAESCKIGKCTAIGSGTKIGEGTFIQDCVIGKNCSIGKNIKISNSYIWDNTVIGDHSVITHSIVASDVELGSKVILNDGCVIGFDVKIDSGMILPQGSRISSSPIETDVPSVFEESLSADSNSSGEEKASFAVNKKNRDIIAIELVGPNGIGYVYESDYSDDDDDSSISNHVSNTLVHHVEELYLSDDSIRSTSARTKKKRTMSSGSMYTDREDYETEFEDEEDFEKEGIATVERAIENNHDLDTAMLELNTLRMSMNVTYHEVRTVTIKSILRRINHFIFTQTLGAKEAVSKVFSQWSALFKRQCFDPEDYIDLINIVMEEIMKIDFDKPNLILFASLNSLYENDILEESSIYSWWDTISEDPSYSNVVSLTSKWVEWLKTADEESSEEDDDE; this comes from the coding sequence ATGACTCCTAAGCAAAAAAGAGGCACCGCGTCTCATAAAGATGTTGTCGAACAAGATGATCGTTTGCAAGCTGTTGTGCTAACTGACTCATTTGAAACTAGATTCATGCCTTTATCTGCAGTTAAGCCAAGATGTTTATTACCTCTAGCAAATATTCCTTTGATTGAGTATACATTGGAGTTCTTGGCTAAGGCCGACGTAAAAGAAGTATATTTGGTTTGTTCGTCTCATGCTGatcaaattaatgaatatattgaaaattctAAATGGAACCTACCCTGGTCTCCTTTCAAAGTATCCACTATTATCTCCCCAGAATCACGTTCTGTTGGTGATGTCATGAGAGATATCGATAACAGAGGTGTCATCAATGGTGATTTTGTTTTGATTAGTGGTGATGTCATCTCGAATGTTCAATTTGATAAGATGTTAGACTTCCACAAGAAGACACACGCTAAAGATAAAGATCATATTTTGACTATGTGTCTAAGTAAAGCTATTCAACATTACAAGACTAGATCTATTGAACCAGCTACGTTTATTTTAGACAAATCCAATAGTAGATGCATATATTAcgaaaatattgataaaccacattcaaaaattaaatcagcattatcaattgatcCTGAATTGTTAGAGGATGTGAAAGAATTTTCTTTGAGAAATGATTTAATCGATTGTCGTATAGATATTTGTTCTGCACAAGTTCCTCCTTTATTTCAAGATAACTTTGATTATCAAACTTTAAGAGAAGATTTTGTTAAAGGTGTTGTCTCTAGTGATTTACTGAAGAAAGGTGTTTATGCGTATATAACAGATGAATATGGCTCCAGAGTTGATAGCTGGCAAGCGTATGATGAAATATCTCAAGATTTCTTAGGAAGATGGGTTTATCCTGTTGTTCTAGAAGCAAACCCACTTGAAGAGAACACATATTCTTACGAATCCCcccatatatataaagagaaAGACGTCGTCCTAGCGGAATCTTGCAAAATTGGTAAATGCACCGCTATTGGTTCAGGTACCAAGATTGGCGAAGGTACATTCATCCAAGATTGTGTAATTGGGAAGAACTGTTCTATTggtaaaaatatcaaaatttcaaacaGTTATATTTGGGATAATACAGTCATTGGTGATCATTCTGTTATCACTCACTCTATTGTTGCATCCGATGTTGAACTAGGTTCTAAAGTTATTTTGAATGATGGCTGTGTCATTGGTTTCGATGTTAAGATTGACAGTGGCATGATTTTACCTCAAGGATCTAGGATATCATCAAGTCCAATTGAAACTGATGTTCCAAGTGTTTTTGAAGAGAGTTTATCAGCTGATAGTAACAGTTCAGGTGAAGAAAAAGCTTCGTTTGCtgtaaacaaaaaaaatagagaTATAATTGCCATTGAACTAGTTGGTCCAAATGGTATTGGTTACGTATATGAAAGTGATTATtctgatgatgatgatgatagtTCTATAAGCAACCACGTTTCAAACACATTGGTTCATCATGTTGAAGAACTGTACTTAAGTGATGACTCTATCAGATCTACTTCTGCTAGAACTAAGAAAAAGAGAACTATGTCTTCAGGTAGTATGTACACAGACAGAGAAGATTATGAAACTGAATTCGAAGATGAAGAGGATTTCGAAAAGGAAGGTATTGCCACCGTCGAAAGAGCTATTGAAAACAATCACGATCTTGATACTGCCATGTTAGAATTGAACACATTACGAATGAGTATGAATGTTACTTACCATGAAGTTAGAACCGTTACTATTAAGTCAATTTTAAGAAGAATCAATCACTTTATATTTACACAAACACTAGGTGCCAAAGAAGCTGTGTCCAAAGTATTTAGCCAATGGAGTGCTTTGTTTAAGAGACAATGTTTTGACCCTGAGGATTACATTGatctaataaatatagTTATGGaagaaataatgaaaattgattttgacaagccaaatttaattttgtttgcatcattgaattcattgtaTGAGAATGATATACTTGAAGAATCATCAATTTACTCTTGGTGGGATACAATTTCCGAGGATCCATCCTACTCTAACGTTGTCAGTTTAACCTCCAAGTGGGTTGAATGGTTAAAGACAGCTGACGAAGAATCCTCAGAAGAGGACGATGACGAATAA
- the AHA1 gene encoding Aha1p (similar to Saccharomyces cerevisiae AHA1 (YDR214W); ancestral locus Anc_8.424) — MAVQNPNNWHWVDKNCIEWAKKYLTSKLVGQSTDGDKTSKFAEISKVSSIEGDCEVNQRKGKVISLFELQITMLISGKVDDQEFDGSISVPDISFDSEITDYQFEISIYKETTKLNEIKPIIRETLLPKLRDIFQQFGKDLLKENGNDIQVSEDKVTSQYTKSNQQASFRSVEENVATTASTTSASKTTNPATAASTATTSSGSTTNKSSSTKFALGTGNTTSIHIEPVFNVPASELYMTFIEKNRVMAWSKSPIKISNTKDTVLKLNEEFKLFGGNVTSKLVSQIENKELVFEWRLNSWNDKIISKLKLEFHESKAYHETKLQVTWDGIPIGEEERVRNNFEEFYVRAIKITFGFGAVL; from the coding sequence ATGGCGGTTCAAAATCCGAATAATTGGCATTGGGTCGACAAGAATTGTATCGAATGGgcaaagaaatatttaactaGCAAGTTAGTTGGACAATCGACTGATGGTGATAAAACAAGTAAATTTGCAGAAATATCTAAagtttcttcaattgaaggTGATTGTGAAGTTAACCAAAGAAAAGGTAAGgtaatttctttatttgaattacaAATTACAATGCTAATCAGCGGTAAGGTCGATGATCAAGAATTCGATGGTTCCATTAGTGTTCCAGATATATCATTTGATTCGGAGATAACCGATtatcaatttgaaatatcgATCTATAAGGAAACTActaaattaaatgaaatcaaACCTATCATTAGAGAAACATTATTACCAAAATTAAGGGACATTTTCCAACAATTTGGtaaagatttattaaaagaaaatggaAATGATATCCAAGTCTCTGAAGACAAAGTTACTTCCCAATATACCAAATCTAATCAACAAGCTAGTTTCAGAAGTGTTGAAGAGAATGTTGCTACCACAGCATCCACTACTTCTGCATCAAAGACTACCAACCCAGCAACCGCTGCTTCCACTGCTACTACCTCTAGTGGTAGTACTACTAACAAGAGTTCTAGCACTAAATTTGCTTTGGGAACTGGTAATACCACTTCAATTCACATAGAGCCAGTTTTTAATGTTCCTGCTTCGGAATTGTATATGAcattcattgaaaaaaacCGTGTAATGGCATGGAGTAAATCACCAATCAAAATATCGAATACAAAGGATACAGTTTTAAAACTTAATGAAGAATTCAAATTGTTTGGTGGAAATGTCACAAGTAAATTGGTTTCccaaattgaaaataaagaattagTATTCGAATGGAGATTAAATTCATGGAATGATAAAATCATTtctaaattaaaattagaattCCATGAATCTAAAGCATATCATGAAACTAAATTACAAGTAACATGGGATGGCATTCCAATTGGAGAAGAAGAACGGGTACGTAACAATTTCGAAGAATTTTACGTCAGagcaattaaaattacatTTGGGTTTGGTGCAGTTCTATAG
- the CDC42 gene encoding Rho family GTPase CDC42 (similar to Saccharomyces cerevisiae CDC42 (YLR229C); ancestral locus Anc_8.421), protein MQTLKCVVVGDGAVGKTCLLISYTTNQFPADYVPTVFDNYAVTVMIGDEPYTLGLFDTAGQEDYDRLRPLSYPSTDVFLVCFSVISPPSFENVKEKWFPEVHHHCPGVPCLIVGTQVDLRDDKVIIEKLQRQRLRPITQEQGDRLARDLRAVKYVECSALTQHGLKNVFDEAIVAALEPPVIKKSKKCTIL, encoded by the coding sequence atgcaAACATTAAAATGTGTCGTTGTGGGTGATGGTGCTGTTGGTAAAACCtgtttattaatttcatataCAACTAATCAATTTCCTGCTGATTACGTCCCAACAgtttttgataattatGCAGTCACTGTCATGATCGGCGACGAGCCATATACCCTTGGTTTATTCGATACAGCTGGTCAAGAAGATTATGACAGGTTGAGACCGCTTTCATATCCATCTACTGACGTATTTTTAGTTTGTTTCAGTGTTATCTCCCCTCCATCTTTCGAAAAtgttaaagaaaaatggtTCCCAGAAGTGCATCATCATTGTCCAGGTGTTCCATGTTTGATAGTTGGTACACAAGTCGATTTAAGAGACGATAAAGtcattattgaaaaactaCAAAGGCAAAGATTACGTCCAATTACTCAAGAACAAGGTGATAGATTAGCAAGAGATTTAAGAGCTGTCAAATACGTTGAATGTTCTGCATTAACACAACATGGTctaaaaaatgtttttgatgAAGCCATTGTTGCAGCATTAGAACCTCCagttattaaaaagagTAAGAAATGTACTATTTTATGA